Proteins from a single region of Demequina sp. NBRC 110054:
- a CDS encoding glycoside hydrolase family 36 protein, with protein sequence MTAWTLGVREAGVARPLADDDGRVRVGSRGFDAGDGELWIDVTAGPEGLELDHLVLEVPADVREGDLAWLNGYQSWSQSEVRPLATCRKRLNRLGRLWKLEQMGDHGIAPDQRDHDAECSHEVLAVQRGEAAHLWGSRIGTEAFAVLEVHGEWLRVVVDVAGWRIEPGETARVAWLEARAGRSAPVLLRDWAGRSWTPRPAPPVTGWTSWYRYYGDIDADSLLGEIDALSASEIRFDVFQIDDGFQTHVGDWLDFAPGFPDGVAPLAEAAKDRGMLPGLWLAPFVAAGNSDLLREHPDWVLRDASGKRVPAGWNGGWKGTFYALDLFNDEVLAYLERVFAEATGEWGFGLLKLDFLYAAALDGRPGMTRAQRMRRAMELLRSWAGDAAILGCGVPLVSAAGLVEYCRIGADVAAKWEDHAQRRMHYRERISTVSSMRSTIARAWMDGTWFGNDPDVVILRTTDTRLSDAERRTLHAVNTTLGSLVFVSDDISTYDPETTALLATWDPPGAARIVAHTRSGMIDRMQTDQGPFVLELGDRTGRVLERE encoded by the coding sequence ATGACCGCGTGGACGCTGGGAGTGCGCGAGGCAGGGGTCGCACGGCCCCTCGCGGACGACGACGGACGGGTGCGCGTCGGCTCGCGGGGCTTCGACGCCGGTGACGGCGAGCTGTGGATCGACGTGACGGCGGGCCCCGAGGGTCTCGAGTTGGATCACCTGGTCCTCGAGGTCCCCGCCGACGTGAGGGAGGGCGATCTCGCGTGGCTCAACGGCTATCAGAGCTGGTCCCAGTCCGAGGTGCGACCCCTCGCCACGTGCCGCAAGCGGCTGAACCGACTCGGTCGGCTGTGGAAGCTCGAGCAGATGGGCGACCACGGGATCGCTCCGGACCAGCGGGACCACGATGCCGAGTGCTCGCACGAGGTGCTCGCGGTGCAGCGGGGCGAGGCCGCGCATCTGTGGGGCTCGCGGATCGGGACGGAGGCGTTCGCCGTCCTCGAGGTGCACGGAGAGTGGCTGCGCGTCGTGGTCGACGTGGCGGGATGGAGGATCGAGCCGGGTGAGACCGCCCGGGTCGCGTGGCTCGAGGCCCGCGCGGGCCGCTCGGCGCCCGTCCTGCTCAGGGACTGGGCGGGCAGGAGCTGGACGCCTCGGCCGGCCCCGCCCGTGACCGGGTGGACCAGCTGGTATCGCTACTACGGCGACATCGACGCGGACTCGCTGCTCGGAGAGATCGATGCGCTGAGCGCGTCGGAGATCCGCTTCGACGTGTTCCAGATCGACGACGGCTTCCAGACGCACGTGGGGGACTGGCTCGACTTCGCCCCGGGGTTCCCCGACGGCGTCGCGCCCCTCGCAGAGGCCGCGAAGGACCGCGGGATGCTGCCGGGACTGTGGCTCGCGCCCTTCGTCGCGGCGGGCAACAGCGACCTCCTCCGCGAGCATCCCGACTGGGTGCTGCGCGATGCCTCCGGCAAGCGGGTCCCCGCGGGATGGAACGGCGGGTGGAAGGGCACGTTCTACGCGCTCGACCTCTTCAACGACGAGGTGCTCGCCTACCTCGAGCGGGTCTTCGCGGAGGCGACGGGGGAGTGGGGCTTCGGGCTGCTCAAGCTCGACTTCCTCTACGCAGCGGCGTTGGACGGCCGGCCGGGCATGACGCGCGCGCAGCGCATGCGCCGGGCGATGGAGCTGCTCCGGTCGTGGGCGGGAGACGCCGCGATTCTTGGCTGCGGAGTGCCGCTCGTGAGCGCGGCGGGGCTCGTCGAGTACTGCCGCATCGGCGCCGATGTCGCCGCGAAGTGGGAGGACCATGCACAGCGCCGCATGCACTACCGGGAGCGGATCTCTACCGTGTCGTCGATGCGCAGCACGATCGCGCGCGCCTGGATGGACGGCACGTGGTTCGGCAACGATCCCGACGTCGTCATCCTGCGCACGACGGACACGCGTCTGAGCGACGCCGAGAGGCGCACTCTTCACGCCGTCAACACGACGCTCGGCTCGCTCGTCTTCGTGAGCGACGACATCTCGACCTACGACCCGGAGACGACGGCGCTGCTCGCGACCTGGGACCCGCCCGGAGCGGCGAGGATCGTCGCGCATACCCGGTCGGGCATGATCGATCGTATGCAGACGGACCAGGGTCCGTTCGTGCTCGAGCTCGGAGACAGGACCGGGCGAGTCCTCGAGAGGGAGTAG
- a CDS encoding glycoside hydrolase family 2 TIM barrel-domain containing protein — translation MSVHSEHGAGERVAPRHLDVTRMRADVDDPRVVGYGRLTQRAERRKEDTCERVSLRGTWDFRWSPTWAEADVDDALFGSARRDDAALAGAGDGWDRIEVPGVWELAGYGTPYYLAFRFPPAIRARGRRLGTIDPQDTPTGIYRRAVRVPSEWGGRRVTLRFEGVKSAFHLFVDGRLFGYSEGSMTGATFDLTDVAVPGGELAVVVVVHRYSTGTFLEDQDMWFLSGITRDVWLEAEPAHAPWDVAVTTDLDPASGLGSIAIETLGGDGECVVELDGAEIARAVIATGTSSDDGGLTLAATTLAATGLEVAPWSAERPHLHDLTVTTTSADGEVDVRRLRVGFRRVEIVGEELRVNGRAVVLHGVNRHDFHPTRIWDVPDEVRERDIVLMKRANVNALRLSHYPNPDQVYRLCDEHGLYVMDEAEVESHGVRRRGIPGDGPEWRPSVVARVEAMVRRSRSHPSVIMWSLGNEAGDGEAFHEAKRAVLALDASRPVHYEGDTTLETSDVMSLMYPDPQLEETIGEGRDITVGPLERVMNALAADTKGFTAAQYAGRPVIACEYLHAMENSFGNAAAHVENFHRYDRWAGGFVWDWVDQTIEVPLHDGRTRRAYGGAFGERPTDRWFCANGIVAADRTPHPAYTELAKVYQHVVIARTPDGVRVTNRHAFDDLSGLVLRWRVERDGVAVAKGHADDATVAPAEARTFAIPASPVDGPGLWTLTAALHLREGSTWAESGHVVAWEQFTLARTVVTAATDRSWSVRRSGSRAALVRGDDRVVVDLRSGAIDSLVLGGSEHLATPLALNLWRAPTDNDRGLANFAPVLDLVSEEARWRRAVGRARVRSVVGSNAVSLAWRVRGADVRLTLTGAEGGVRLSLEAVSRRPLMRLGLTATLDEGLRRVHWLGRGPGENHRDRRTGSALGAWQASVGEMPHAYPHPQENGNRADLERLELRGDRGGLRLTRLDGEPFEASVRPYTQAELAAARYADQLPDDGPATLCLDVAQCGVGGDKPGEARLQPEGVLEPGRRWRTEWLIESAEAIADAALTADAAPTERSEG, via the coding sequence ATGAGCGTGCACAGCGAGCATGGCGCGGGCGAGAGAGTTGCGCCCAGACATCTTGACGTCACGAGGATGCGCGCCGACGTCGACGATCCTCGGGTCGTCGGCTACGGCAGGCTCACGCAGCGCGCCGAGCGGCGGAAGGAGGACACGTGCGAGCGAGTGTCCCTGCGTGGCACGTGGGACTTCCGGTGGTCGCCGACGTGGGCCGAGGCGGACGTGGACGATGCGCTGTTCGGCTCGGCGCGGAGGGACGATGCTGCGCTCGCCGGGGCCGGCGACGGTTGGGACCGGATCGAGGTCCCCGGAGTGTGGGAGCTCGCGGGCTATGGCACGCCGTACTACCTGGCCTTCAGGTTCCCGCCGGCGATCCGAGCGCGCGGCCGCAGGCTCGGCACGATCGATCCCCAGGACACGCCCACAGGCATCTATCGCCGGGCCGTGAGGGTCCCGTCAGAGTGGGGCGGGCGCCGCGTCACGCTGCGCTTCGAGGGCGTGAAGTCCGCCTTCCATCTCTTCGTGGACGGTCGCCTGTTCGGCTACTCGGAGGGCTCGATGACAGGGGCCACCTTCGATCTCACGGACGTCGCTGTGCCCGGCGGAGAGCTCGCAGTCGTGGTCGTGGTGCATCGGTACTCGACAGGCACCTTCCTCGAGGACCAGGACATGTGGTTCCTCTCAGGCATCACGCGCGACGTGTGGCTCGAGGCCGAGCCCGCACACGCGCCGTGGGACGTTGCGGTCACGACAGACCTGGACCCCGCGAGCGGGCTCGGATCGATCGCGATCGAGACCCTCGGCGGGGACGGCGAGTGCGTCGTCGAGCTCGACGGGGCCGAGATCGCCCGCGCCGTGATCGCCACCGGCACGTCGTCCGACGACGGAGGACTCACTCTCGCTGCCACGACCCTGGCCGCCACGGGTCTCGAGGTCGCCCCGTGGAGCGCCGAGCGGCCGCACCTCCACGACCTCACGGTGACCACGACCTCGGCCGACGGTGAGGTGGACGTGCGTCGGCTGCGGGTCGGCTTCCGGCGGGTCGAGATCGTGGGGGAGGAGCTGAGGGTCAACGGCCGCGCGGTCGTGCTCCACGGTGTCAACCGCCACGACTTCCACCCGACGCGAATCTGGGACGTGCCGGACGAGGTCCGCGAGCGCGACATCGTCCTGATGAAGCGGGCGAACGTCAACGCGCTGCGCCTGTCCCACTACCCGAACCCCGACCAGGTCTACCGCCTGTGCGACGAGCACGGGCTGTATGTCATGGATGAGGCCGAGGTGGAGTCGCACGGCGTGCGGCGCCGAGGCATCCCCGGTGACGGACCCGAATGGCGTCCGTCGGTCGTCGCGCGCGTCGAGGCCATGGTGCGGCGCTCACGCAGCCATCCGAGCGTGATCATGTGGTCGCTCGGCAACGAGGCCGGCGACGGCGAGGCCTTCCACGAGGCGAAGCGCGCGGTGCTCGCGCTCGACGCGAGTCGGCCCGTCCACTACGAGGGCGACACGACGCTCGAGACCTCCGACGTGATGTCCCTCATGTACCCCGACCCGCAGCTCGAGGAGACGATCGGCGAGGGCCGCGACATCACCGTCGGCCCCCTCGAGCGCGTCATGAACGCGCTGGCCGCCGACACCAAGGGCTTCACTGCCGCGCAGTACGCGGGCCGACCCGTCATCGCATGCGAGTACCTCCACGCGATGGAGAACAGCTTCGGCAACGCGGCCGCGCACGTGGAGAACTTCCACCGCTACGACCGGTGGGCTGGCGGCTTCGTGTGGGACTGGGTCGATCAGACGATCGAGGTGCCCCTTCACGACGGCCGTACGCGGCGTGCGTACGGCGGCGCGTTCGGCGAGCGGCCCACCGATCGATGGTTCTGCGCCAACGGCATCGTCGCGGCCGATCGCACGCCCCATCCCGCGTACACGGAGCTCGCGAAGGTCTACCAACACGTGGTAATCGCGCGTACTCCCGACGGGGTGCGAGTCACCAACAGGCACGCCTTCGACGATCTGTCGGGGCTCGTGCTGCGGTGGCGCGTGGAGCGCGACGGCGTCGCCGTGGCCAAGGGCCACGCGGACGATGCGACGGTGGCGCCGGCGGAGGCCCGCACCTTCGCGATCCCGGCGTCTCCCGTCGACGGACCGGGACTGTGGACGCTCACGGCCGCGCTGCACCTGCGCGAGGGCTCGACGTGGGCCGAGTCCGGGCACGTGGTCGCCTGGGAGCAGTTCACGCTCGCGCGCACGGTCGTCACGGCCGCGACGGACCGCTCGTGGTCGGTGCGGCGGTCGGGCTCCAGGGCCGCTCTCGTGCGCGGCGACGACCGCGTGGTCGTGGATCTGCGCAGCGGCGCGATCGACTCGCTCGTGCTCGGCGGGAGCGAGCACCTCGCGACGCCGCTCGCGCTCAACCTGTGGCGCGCGCCCACGGACAACGACCGGGGCCTGGCGAACTTCGCGCCCGTGCTCGACCTCGTCTCGGAGGAGGCGCGATGGCGCCGCGCGGTCGGCCGCGCCCGCGTGAGGTCCGTCGTGGGCTCGAATGCGGTCTCCCTTGCCTGGCGCGTGCGTGGCGCCGACGTGAGGCTCACCCTCACCGGGGCCGAGGGCGGCGTGCGCCTGTCCCTCGAGGCCGTGTCGCGCCGTCCTCTCATGCGGCTCGGGCTGACCGCGACCCTGGACGAGGGGCTGCGCCGCGTGCACTGGCTCGGCAGGGGGCCGGGAGAGAATCACCGCGACCGGCGCACCGGGTCGGCGCTCGGCGCGTGGCAGGCATCGGTCGGTGAGATGCCGCACGCCTATCCGCATCCTCAGGAGAACGGCAACCGTGCGGACCTCGAGCGCCTCGAGCTGCGCGGCGACCGCGGCGGGCTGAGGTTGACGCGCCTCGACGGCGAGCCGTTCGAGGCCTCCGTGCGGCCGTACACGCAGGCCGAGCTTGCCGCCGCGCGGTACGCGGATCAGCTGCCGGACGACGGACCCGCGACGTTGTGCCTCGATGTCGCGCAGTGCGGCGTCGGCGGCGACAAGCCGGGGGAGGCTCGGCTGCAACCCGAGGGTGTGCTCGAGCCCGGCAGGCGCTGGCGCACGGAGTGGCTGATCGAGAGTGCTGAGGCGATCGCCGATGCTGCGCTGACAGCCGATGCTGCGCCGACCGAGAGGAGTGAGGGATGA
- a CDS encoding glycoside-pentoside-hexuronide (GPH):cation symporter, which yields MIGWRTKLAYGWGSLGNNIVYGFVATYLAVYYTEVVGIAAASASVLFFVVRIVDATADPVMGMIVDRTHTRWGRFRPYLLFTPPVLAVLTILAFSIPSLNTTATLVLAYVSYLLWGLSFTVMDVPYWSMSAALTSDARDRTSLVMVPRTLANVGYIGVNIITLPLVALFSFSGERQGWQIVAVLYAVTAMALTWVTFAKVKERAEAPASHRYSLPEMGRLFVQNKPLLLLLGAMFLTEVAFTMRNIIPVYYLTYNYDAADMVPMLVGVFAVTTLAGSLLSPVLAGRWGKRNAVFVGIAITSASSVGAWLNGYGSLTPIIGWIAITGLGYGITNISLVSMLTDTVEYGQWRTGRRTEGLVFSSNIFKTKVSSGVGASFALALLAAFGYVANQDQSVATLDGLHSTMTIIPGIVGILALVPLLWYRLDEGRHAAIVAELEARDAEPEAVS from the coding sequence ATGATCGGCTGGAGGACCAAGCTGGCCTACGGGTGGGGGAGCCTGGGCAACAACATCGTGTACGGGTTCGTCGCCACGTACCTGGCCGTGTACTACACGGAGGTGGTCGGGATCGCGGCCGCTTCCGCGTCGGTCCTGTTCTTCGTGGTGCGCATCGTCGACGCGACCGCGGACCCCGTGATGGGCATGATCGTCGACCGCACGCACACCCGCTGGGGTCGCTTCCGGCCCTACCTGCTGTTCACGCCTCCGGTGCTCGCGGTGCTCACCATCCTCGCGTTCTCGATCCCGTCCCTGAACACCACGGCGACGCTGGTCCTCGCGTACGTGAGCTACCTCCTGTGGGGCCTGTCGTTCACCGTGATGGACGTGCCGTACTGGTCGATGTCGGCCGCGCTCACGTCCGACGCGCGCGACCGCACGTCGCTCGTCATGGTGCCGCGCACTCTTGCGAACGTCGGCTACATCGGGGTCAACATCATCACGCTGCCGCTCGTCGCGCTGTTCTCCTTCAGTGGCGAGCGGCAGGGCTGGCAGATCGTCGCGGTGCTGTACGCGGTGACGGCCATGGCGCTCACCTGGGTCACGTTCGCGAAGGTCAAGGAGCGGGCCGAGGCGCCCGCGTCACACCGCTACAGCCTCCCGGAGATGGGGCGTCTGTTCGTCCAGAACAAGCCGCTGCTGCTGCTGCTCGGAGCGATGTTCCTCACCGAGGTGGCCTTCACGATGCGCAACATCATCCCGGTCTACTACCTCACGTACAACTACGACGCCGCGGACATGGTCCCCATGCTCGTCGGCGTGTTCGCCGTGACGACGCTCGCGGGCTCGCTGCTGAGCCCCGTGCTCGCCGGCCGTTGGGGCAAGCGCAACGCGGTGTTCGTCGGGATCGCGATCACGTCGGCGTCCTCGGTCGGCGCGTGGCTGAACGGCTACGGCTCGCTCACTCCGATCATCGGCTGGATCGCGATCACGGGTCTCGGCTACGGCATCACCAACATCTCGCTCGTGTCGATGCTCACCGACACCGTCGAGTATGGGCAGTGGAGGACTGGCCGACGCACCGAGGGCCTCGTGTTCTCGAGCAACATCTTCAAGACCAAGGTGTCGTCGGGCGTGGGCGCGTCGTTCGCGCTCGCCCTGCTCGCGGCCTTCGGCTACGTCGCGAACCAGGACCAGAGCGTCGCGACCCTCGACGGGCTGCACTCCACCATGACGATCATCCCTGGCATTGTCGGCATCCTCGCCCTCGTGCCGCTGCTCTGGTACCGCCTGGACGAGGGGCGCCACGCCGCGATCGTCGCGGAGCTCGAGGCGCGCGACGCCGAGCCCGAGGCGGTCTCATGA
- the lnt gene encoding apolipoprotein N-acyltransferase produces MRAQWNILVSVASGLAMAAAFPDLGWWPLAFVSIGGLWWALRDTGAWGGLGLGWLYGVAFFAPHVWWAYIATGVVPWAALSIAEGLAWGLLGAAWAHVRRSGMLGKGLFAGPFAFALLWAGFEQLRAWVPWDGFPWGRVAFAMADAPIARLAWVGGVPLIGFAVALAGAYLGLAVERGVGRRPIQAATAPILGIAVVLVGGLVPLDTRDTDGELNVAVIQGNVPNEGLDSFSQAREVLNNHGDESMVAIEVADADGFDIDLVIWPENAADIDPRTDDESAEVVTSVAQAAGAPLLLGTVDYTTSDEGRYNTSLLWSQSGTVLDMYVKQRPVPFAEYIPMRSFARLFSEDVDRVSVDMLAGEDPAIMQVAIPSLERVLTLGTVICFEVAVDDVVREAIAEGGELLVVQTNNATFGDTAESTQQLQMSRIKAIETGRYTIQDSTVGVSAIIAPDGRVLQETELFTAANMLASVGLRSEITPAVRFGGWIAWAIFLGAAGLTVSAVSRRLKERYEW; encoded by the coding sequence GTGAGAGCGCAATGGAACATCCTCGTCTCTGTTGCGTCCGGGCTGGCCATGGCCGCCGCGTTCCCCGATCTGGGCTGGTGGCCGCTCGCCTTCGTGTCGATCGGCGGCCTGTGGTGGGCGCTTCGTGACACGGGCGCGTGGGGCGGTCTCGGACTCGGCTGGCTGTACGGCGTCGCGTTCTTCGCGCCGCACGTGTGGTGGGCCTACATCGCGACGGGCGTCGTCCCGTGGGCCGCGCTGTCGATCGCCGAGGGCCTCGCGTGGGGCCTGCTCGGCGCCGCGTGGGCGCATGTGCGACGCAGCGGGATGCTCGGCAAGGGCCTGTTCGCCGGACCGTTCGCGTTCGCCCTGCTGTGGGCGGGGTTCGAGCAGCTGCGGGCCTGGGTGCCCTGGGACGGCTTCCCGTGGGGGCGCGTCGCCTTCGCGATGGCCGACGCGCCGATCGCACGCCTCGCGTGGGTCGGCGGGGTGCCGCTGATCGGCTTCGCGGTCGCCCTGGCGGGCGCCTACCTCGGGCTCGCGGTCGAGCGCGGCGTGGGACGCAGGCCGATCCAGGCCGCGACCGCGCCGATCCTCGGCATCGCGGTGGTGCTCGTCGGAGGCCTCGTGCCGCTGGACACGCGGGACACCGACGGAGAGCTCAACGTCGCGGTGATCCAGGGAAACGTCCCCAACGAGGGACTGGACTCGTTCTCGCAGGCGCGCGAGGTGCTGAACAACCATGGCGACGAGTCGATGGTCGCGATCGAGGTGGCGGACGCGGACGGCTTCGACATCGACCTCGTGATCTGGCCCGAGAACGCCGCGGACATCGACCCGCGCACCGACGACGAGTCGGCCGAGGTCGTGACCTCCGTCGCGCAGGCGGCCGGCGCTCCGCTGCTGCTGGGCACCGTCGACTACACGACCTCCGACGAGGGCCGCTACAACACGTCGCTGCTGTGGTCCCAGAGCGGCACGGTGCTCGACATGTACGTCAAGCAGCGGCCCGTGCCGTTCGCGGAGTACATCCCGATGCGGTCCTTCGCGCGCCTGTTCTCCGAGGACGTGGACCGGGTGTCCGTCGACATGCTCGCCGGCGAGGACCCCGCGATCATGCAGGTCGCGATCCCCTCGCTCGAGCGCGTGCTCACACTCGGCACCGTGATCTGCTTCGAGGTCGCGGTCGACGATGTGGTGCGCGAGGCGATCGCCGAGGGCGGCGAGCTGCTCGTGGTCCAGACCAACAACGCGACCTTCGGCGACACTGCGGAGAGCACCCAGCAGCTGCAGATGTCGCGGATCAAGGCGATCGAGACCGGCCGCTACACGATCCAGGACTCCACGGTCGGCGTGTCCGCGATCATCGCGCCGGACGGCAGGGTCCTCCAGGAGACCGAGCTCTTCACCGCGGCGAACATGCTCGCGTCCGTGGGCCTGCGCTCCGAGATCACGCCCGCCGTGCGCTTCGGCGGCTGGATCGCGTGGGCGATCTTCCTGGGCGCCGCTGGCCTCACGGTGAGCGCGGTGTCTCGCAGGCTGAAGGAGCGCTACGAATGGTGA
- a CDS encoding polyprenol monophosphomannose synthase: MVRTLVIIPTYNERESLPVQVEGVRGHAPDVDILVVDDASPDGTGEWADSVAAVDPRLHVLHRPGKQGLGVAYRAGFAWGLERGYDVLVEMDADGSHQASDLPRLLARTPDADLVIGSRWVPGGSVKNWPKRREMLSTGANTYVRLALGIHVRDATAGFRAYSADILRRLHLDTVESQGYCFQIDMCWHVLQAGGTVVEVPIEFVERAQGQSKMSGAIIREALLKTTAWGFTRRWRQVSGAERRERRASAD; encoded by the coding sequence ATGGTGAGGACGCTCGTCATCATCCCCACCTACAACGAGCGTGAGTCGCTGCCCGTGCAGGTGGAAGGGGTGCGCGGGCACGCGCCGGACGTCGACATCCTGGTCGTGGACGATGCGTCTCCCGACGGGACGGGGGAGTGGGCCGACTCGGTGGCCGCGGTCGATCCCCGGCTGCATGTCCTGCACCGGCCAGGCAAGCAGGGGCTTGGCGTCGCGTACCGCGCGGGATTCGCGTGGGGCCTCGAGCGCGGCTACGACGTGCTCGTCGAGATGGATGCGGACGGCTCGCACCAGGCCTCCGACCTCCCGCGGCTGCTGGCCCGCACGCCCGACGCCGACCTCGTGATCGGCTCGCGCTGGGTTCCCGGGGGATCGGTCAAGAACTGGCCGAAGCGGCGCGAGATGCTGTCGACGGGCGCGAACACCTACGTGCGCCTCGCACTCGGGATCCACGTGCGCGACGCCACCGCGGGATTCCGCGCCTACAGCGCCGACATCCTGCGACGGCTCCACCTCGACACGGTCGAGTCGCAGGGCTACTGCTTCCAGATCGACATGTGCTGGCATGTGCTTCAGGCTGGCGGCACCGTCGTGGAGGTGCCGATCGAGTTCGTCGAGCGGGCTCAGGGGCAGTCGAAGATGAGCGGCGCGATCATCCGCGAGGCGCTGCTCAAGACCACGGCGTGGGGCTTCACGCGCAGGTGGCGTCAGGTCTCCGGCGCCGAGCGTCGGGAGCGCCGAGCATCGGCCGACTGA
- a CDS encoding RNA polymerase-binding protein RbpA — MADRALRGMRLGTQSLESIENAELAARREVHYDCPNGHVLTFPFSVEADVPLSWECHCGSLALLRDGDQPEAKEEKTARTHWDMLLERRTIPELEVLLEERLEYLRSMRAS; from the coding sequence ATGGCCGATCGTGCACTACGAGGAATGCGACTGGGCACCCAGTCGCTCGAGTCCATCGAGAACGCCGAGCTCGCGGCACGCCGCGAGGTTCACTACGACTGCCCCAACGGGCACGTCCTCACGTTCCCCTTCTCCGTGGAGGCCGACGTGCCGCTGTCCTGGGAGTGCCACTGCGGCTCCCTCGCGCTCCTGCGCGACGGCGACCAGCCCGAGGCCAAGGAGGAGAAGACGGCACGCACCCACTGGGACATGCTCCTGGAGCGCCGCACGATCCCCGAGCTCGAGGTGCTCCTCGAGGAGCGGCTGGAGTACCTGCGCAGCATGCGCGCCAGCTGA